The Cyclobacteriaceae bacterium genome includes a region encoding these proteins:
- a CDS encoding DUF748 domain-containing protein, with protein MSKSTKVFLFLVLGVIILFFGGRYFIFWKIKQTVITKIEELKSKGILIEYESIDVNSFSGSIKITDVKVDEEGPDSICVAGATLSEIEVQGLSVISYLLKKKISIASIYLKEPWIQYSSRSRKFNSTTEGQQSGDKPGLKGIEIELFKIDSGKVEMVDSASCKVTMKGRLNLSVKNFSIINLSSDSVQWKVESVVANGIEIDLPTRFYNMKLQQVAYYQNDQMIQLDSLFLKTTLDRAEFAKRSAKQVDQFNVVMPSLQILGFDPGKSAQPSIIAREINLHFDMDVYRDKRYPRAWRKPKILPIPFLRKFSFPIKIDSLIILPSKIVYHEHPEKGEGVGKISFNELKGGMYNISNDSTGEASMRVYSKFMNAGDLNVNFTFPLEKQKLYTVKGSLTNFSMPSINTMLEPAAHIKIESGKMQAMKFDFSYDSKESNGELELRYSDLKVVAIKDDEEKSTNKIVTLIIGALIKKKIDKNDPIDKRTGTIKWERDTQKAILNYWWKSVFSGFKSVFGFNSSPKKGDDKKKKS; from the coding sequence ATGAGTAAGTCGACCAAAGTATTTTTATTTCTCGTTCTCGGTGTAATAATCTTGTTCTTTGGTGGACGCTATTTCATCTTCTGGAAGATAAAGCAGACTGTTATTACAAAAATTGAAGAACTTAAATCAAAAGGTATCCTGATTGAGTATGAGTCTATTGACGTTAATTCATTCAGTGGCAGCATAAAAATAACAGATGTCAAAGTGGATGAGGAGGGACCTGATTCCATATGCGTGGCAGGGGCGACACTTTCAGAAATTGAAGTTCAGGGCTTGTCTGTGATTTCATACTTATTAAAAAAGAAAATTTCTATTGCCTCCATCTATTTGAAGGAACCATGGATTCAATACAGTAGCCGGTCAAGGAAATTCAACAGTACCACAGAAGGTCAGCAATCTGGGGATAAACCTGGCTTGAAAGGAATTGAGATTGAATTATTCAAAATAGATTCTGGTAAAGTTGAAATGGTAGACAGTGCTAGCTGTAAGGTTACAATGAAGGGAAGGTTGAATCTTTCTGTCAAGAATTTCAGTATTATTAATTTAAGTAGTGACTCTGTACAATGGAAGGTTGAAAGCGTTGTTGCAAATGGGATTGAAATAGACTTGCCGACTCGTTTTTACAATATGAAACTTCAACAAGTGGCGTATTATCAGAATGATCAGATGATACAATTGGATTCATTGTTTCTAAAGACTACACTCGACAGGGCTGAGTTTGCGAAAAGATCTGCCAAGCAGGTGGACCAGTTCAATGTTGTAATGCCTTCGTTACAGATTCTTGGATTTGATCCGGGGAAATCTGCGCAACCATCGATTATTGCTAGGGAGATCAACCTTCACTTTGATATGGATGTTTATCGTGACAAGCGATATCCACGTGCATGGCGCAAACCCAAAATTCTTCCAATTCCATTTCTTCGGAAATTCTCATTTCCAATCAAAATTGATTCTTTGATAATACTACCAAGTAAGATTGTCTACCACGAGCATCCTGAGAAAGGTGAGGGTGTTGGTAAAATTTCTTTTAATGAATTGAAGGGTGGAATGTATAACATTTCAAATGACTCGACAGGAGAAGCGAGTATGAGGGTTTATTCAAAATTCATGAATGCAGGTGATCTTAATGTCAATTTCACCTTTCCACTTGAGAAGCAAAAGCTCTATACCGTAAAGGGGTCTTTGACAAATTTTTCAATGCCATCGATCAATACGATGCTGGAACCTGCGGCTCATATTAAAATTGAATCCGGGAAAATGCAGGCCATGAAATTTGACTTCAGCTATGATAGTAAAGAATCCAACGGTGAGTTGGAGTTACGATACAGCGATCTGAAGGTTGTTGCCATCAAGGATGACGAAGAAAAGTCAACAAACAAGATTGTGACATTAATTATTGGAGCTCTTATTAAAAAGAAAATTGATAAGAATGATCCGATCGATAAGCGTACAGGAACCATCAAATGGGAACGCGATACCCAGAAAGCCATCCTCAATTACTGGTGGAAATCCGTGTTTTCAGGATTTAAATCTGTTTTCGGTTTTAATAGCTCTCCAAAGAAAGGTGATGATAAAAAGAAAAAATCCTGA
- a CDS encoding SDR family NAD(P)-dependent oxidoreductase, which translates to MKKNIVITGAAGNLGKAVVKKFLKEGHRVIAIVSSLNSLQELKGDIILLSADLTNEQAVKTLTDSIIKENKKIDAALMLVGGYSPGSILETEGGQLKKMYSMNFETAYFMARPVFAQMITQASGGRIVFVGARPALQPKDGKSSLAYALSKSLIFKLADFLNAEGLSKNVISSVIVPSTIDTPDNRKAMPKADFASWVTPESIADVIAFAISDQAGALRDPVYKIYGNA; encoded by the coding sequence ATGAAGAAAAACATTGTCATCACTGGTGCAGCTGGAAATCTTGGAAAAGCTGTTGTAAAAAAATTTCTTAAAGAGGGTCATCGCGTTATTGCCATCGTATCTTCTCTTAATAGTCTGCAGGAATTAAAGGGAGATATTATTTTACTATCGGCAGATCTTACAAACGAACAGGCGGTTAAGACCTTGACAGATTCCATAATAAAGGAGAATAAAAAAATTGATGCAGCACTGATGCTGGTGGGTGGTTATAGTCCCGGCTCAATTCTGGAAACAGAAGGAGGTCAATTAAAAAAAATGTACTCAATGAATTTTGAAACTGCCTATTTTATGGCAAGACCAGTATTCGCTCAAATGATAACGCAGGCATCAGGAGGAAGAATTGTTTTTGTTGGTGCCAGACCTGCCTTGCAGCCAAAGGACGGAAAAAGTTCTCTGGCGTATGCCCTCTCCAAATCATTGATTTTTAAACTTGCTGATTTTTTGAATGCTGAAGGTTTATCGAAGAATGTCATCTCTTCAGTAATTGTTCCAAGCACAATTGATACTCCTGACAATCGGAAGGCTATGCCCAAAGCTGATTTCGCTTCCTGGGTCACCCCCGAATCAATTGCCGATGTAATTGCTTTTGCTATTTCTGATCAAGCAGGTGCTTTGCGAGATCCTGTTTATAAAATATATGGAAACGCCTAA
- a CDS encoding DUF1223 domain-containing protein encodes MKHLLVLLIILSSQKILAQGFAVVELFTSQGCSSCPSADKNLSQIIQQSQKEGKSVYGLSFHVDYWNYIGWKDPYSSKEFTKRQQVYAHQLGLTSTYTPQMIVNGRSEFVGSSRSSAETIIDEALLQKSLYTITISNLTVSGNTIRLNYVLDKSPSGEVLNLALVEKDVTNYVSRGENKGKELHHDNVVRAFKSIPMQKQGTVELQFTDINIKKSSLIAFSQDQELRIVAATAQEL; translated from the coding sequence ATGAAGCACCTTTTAGTTTTATTGATTATTCTCTCAAGTCAAAAAATCCTGGCACAGGGATTTGCGGTAGTCGAACTCTTTACATCACAAGGATGCTCAAGTTGTCCCTCTGCGGATAAGAACCTTAGTCAAATCATTCAACAATCACAAAAAGAAGGAAAGTCCGTCTATGGACTTTCCTTTCATGTTGATTACTGGAATTACATCGGATGGAAAGATCCCTATAGCAGCAAGGAATTTACTAAACGTCAACAGGTCTATGCTCATCAGCTTGGACTCACCTCTACCTACACTCCACAAATGATCGTGAATGGAAGGTCTGAATTTGTAGGATCCAGCAGGTCATCTGCAGAAACAATCATTGATGAAGCTCTCCTTCAAAAATCACTTTACACTATCACGATCAGCAATCTGACTGTTTCAGGGAATACAATACGCCTGAATTACGTTTTAGATAAAAGTCCTTCCGGCGAAGTTCTCAATCTTGCTTTAGTCGAAAAGGATGTCACAAATTATGTTTCAAGGGGTGAAAATAAGGGAAAGGAACTTCATCATGATAATGTTGTCAGGGCCTTTAAATCGATCCCAATGCAAAAACAAGGAACGGTGGAACTACAATTCACTGACATTAATATCAAAAAATCATCGCTCATAGCTTTCAGTCAGGATCAAGAGCTAAGAATTGTTGCTGCTACTGCCCAGGAACTTTAG
- a CDS encoding YHS domain-containing protein: MKKKFILSFFALVLMVTAVQAQQKPEVFTTEAGAIQGYDPVAFFKESKPVLGTKELVYTWNGAEWHFSTQENLDLFKADPSKYAPQYGGYCAYGTASGHKAPTQPETWTIVDNKLYFNFNTNVQKLWNKNQKGLIDQADKKWPTVIKE; the protein is encoded by the coding sequence ATGAAGAAAAAATTCATTCTATCATTTTTTGCATTAGTACTTATGGTAACCGCGGTTCAGGCACAGCAAAAACCTGAAGTGTTTACGACGGAAGCAGGAGCTATTCAGGGATATGATCCCGTTGCATTTTTCAAAGAAAGTAAACCGGTGTTGGGAACAAAGGAGTTAGTATACACATGGAACGGAGCCGAGTGGCATTTTTCAACCCAGGAAAATCTTGATCTCTTTAAAGCAGACCCTTCAAAGTATGCTCCTCAATATGGTGGCTATTGTGCTTATGGGACCGCCTCTGGTCACAAAGCTCCTACTCAACCTGAGACCTGGACGATCGTAGACAACAAACTGTATTTCAATTTCAACACAAATGTTCAAAAGCTCTGGAATAAAAATCAAAAAGGATTGATTGATCAGGCCGATAAAAAATGGCCGACCGTTATAAAGGAATAA
- a CDS encoding amidohydrolase family protein: MKKLSILFVLLSFKVFAQETMLNAPLIKEGQGPFTQLILRSAMLIDGTGAPPVGPVDIVVKQNRIVAIASLGLPTPGMASDGNRIKLEAGGKEINCEGMYVMPGFVDMHGHIGGDQAPNAEYVFKLWMAHGITTIRDPGSGNGIKWVLDHKEKSAQNTITAPRIKAYVTFGTGAKEAIRTPEQARAWVNTNKLNGADGIKFFGAAPDIMDAALRENKKLGLRSACHHAQLGVARWNVVQSAAAGLTTMEHWYGLPEAMLTGSTIQNYPLNYNYTNEQNRFEEAGRLWKQAAVPFSSKWNAVMDTLLKMDFTLDPTFDTYEAARDLHKARRQEWHEMYTLPKLWAFYQPSRQAHGSFWFSWGTEQEVAWRENFRLWMTFVNEYKNRGGRVTAGSDNAFIFQLYGFGYIRELELLREAGFHPLEVIRSATLYGAQALGMEKEIGSVEIGKLADFAIVDQNPLENLQVLYGVGAIKLMDDNSVKRVGGIKYTIKDGIIYDAKKMLADVKKIVDEEKAKSGFILKQPGN, from the coding sequence ATGAAAAAATTATCAATCCTCTTTGTTTTACTATCGTTTAAAGTTTTTGCCCAGGAGACGATGCTGAATGCTCCATTAATAAAGGAGGGACAAGGACCGTTTACTCAGTTGATCCTTCGCAGCGCCATGCTGATTGATGGAACTGGTGCACCACCTGTTGGGCCTGTAGACATTGTTGTTAAACAAAACAGGATTGTAGCAATTGCAAGTCTGGGACTTCCTACACCAGGAATGGCCAGCGACGGCAATCGCATAAAGTTGGAAGCTGGTGGTAAGGAAATTAATTGTGAAGGAATGTATGTCATGCCGGGATTTGTTGACATGCACGGTCATATTGGTGGTGATCAGGCTCCTAACGCAGAATATGTTTTCAAACTGTGGATGGCTCATGGAATCACTACCATTCGCGATCCGGGTTCTGGCAATGGGATCAAATGGGTACTGGATCACAAAGAGAAAAGTGCACAAAACACAATCACTGCTCCACGTATTAAAGCATATGTAACATTTGGAACTGGTGCAAAGGAAGCAATCCGCACTCCGGAACAAGCAAGAGCTTGGGTAAACACCAACAAGCTCAATGGCGCCGATGGAATAAAGTTCTTTGGAGCAGCGCCAGACATTATGGATGCGGCATTAAGGGAAAATAAAAAATTAGGACTTCGTTCTGCTTGCCATCATGCACAACTAGGTGTAGCGCGATGGAACGTTGTTCAATCTGCTGCTGCCGGATTAACTACCATGGAACATTGGTATGGATTGCCTGAAGCGATGCTTACAGGTTCTACCATTCAGAATTATCCATTGAATTATAATTACACAAACGAACAAAATCGTTTTGAAGAGGCGGGTCGTCTGTGGAAGCAGGCAGCCGTCCCTTTTTCGTCAAAATGGAATGCTGTGATGGACACATTATTAAAGATGGACTTCACATTGGATCCTACATTCGATACGTATGAAGCAGCTCGTGATCTTCATAAAGCCAGAAGACAGGAATGGCATGAGATGTACACGTTGCCAAAGCTCTGGGCATTTTATCAACCAAGTCGTCAGGCACATGGATCATTCTGGTTTTCATGGGGTACAGAGCAGGAAGTTGCTTGGAGAGAGAATTTCAGATTGTGGATGACATTCGTCAACGAATATAAAAACCGTGGTGGTCGCGTAACAGCAGGATCTGATAATGCATTTATCTTTCAATTATATGGCTTCGGCTACATACGTGAGTTGGAATTATTGCGCGAAGCTGGTTTTCATCCTTTGGAGGTAATTCGATCAGCAACCTTGTACGGAGCACAGGCTCTTGGAATGGAGAAAGAAATTGGTTCAGTAGAAATTGGCAAGCTTGCTGATTTTGCAATTGTTGATCAGAATCCTCTGGAAAATCTTCAGGTTTTATATGGAGTAGGCGCAATCAAGCTAATGGATGATAATAGTGTAAAGCGTGTGGGTGGAATTAAATACACGATCAAGGATGGAATCATCTATGATGCAAAAAAAATGCTCGCTGATGTGAAGAAGATCGTGGATGAGGAAAAAGCGAAGTCAGGTTTTATATTAAAGCAACCTGGGAATTGA
- a CDS encoding Dabb family protein encodes MKKIQSFAIAVLLLICVSYSGSQAQAPTTKVPPKVLRHVVLFKFKDDAKPEDVQKVETFFRSLAFRIPLIKDFEWGINNSPENLNQGLTHCFLVTFASEKDRDDYLVHPDHKSFVEVLKPYLDKATVIDYWTGK; translated from the coding sequence ATGAAAAAGATACAATCATTTGCCATTGCTGTTTTATTACTAATCTGTGTCAGCTATTCAGGAAGTCAGGCCCAGGCACCTACTACTAAAGTTCCACCAAAAGTTTTACGTCATGTGGTACTGTTTAAATTCAAAGATGATGCAAAACCTGAAGATGTTCAGAAAGTTGAAACATTTTTCAGATCACTTGCCTTTAGAATTCCTCTCATTAAAGATTTTGAATGGGGAATTAACAATAGTCCTGAAAATCTTAATCAGGGTCTAACACATTGTTTTCTGGTAACCTTCGCCAGTGAAAAAGATCGTGACGACTACCTTGTTCATCCGGATCATAAATCATTTGTAGAAGTTTTAAAACCATATTTGGATAAGGCAACCGTAATTGACTATTGGACTGGAAAGTAA
- a CDS encoding DUF853 family protein encodes MSKEKFITTINTSYTMPGASIYLGAGVFEGEILSEAKVNLPLRMMTRHGLVTGATGSGKTRTLQLMAEQLSAAGVSVFMPDMKGDISGMAKEGLANDKINERAKALNYKFNPAGFPVEIYSLSGKLGAQMRATVTEFGPVLLSKVLELNDVQSSVLMILFKYADDKELPIVDLKDLKKVLNYLSEGTGAAEIKEAYGKISSSTSGTILRKIVALEQQGVDQIFGERSFDIEDLMEKVDGRGVISLLNVSDVQSQPAIFSTFMLSLLAELYQSLPEAGDIDKPKLVFFLDEAHLLFNEAPKAFMDQIEQVIRLIRSKGVGVFFCTQLTQDVPSSVLSQLGNRVHHVIRSFTPNDVKDLKETVKTFPKSEFYDIEKQFTQLGIGQAFITVLNEKGIPTETVVTHLAPPASVMGPLITAEYQEHLNGSEMFKKYKEAVDPKSAFEILTERVQAVKEEQEQAAEQKQAAKPAAKSGRAEKSTFEEVMTSPITKQVGKEIVRGVFGMLFGTTTRRRGR; translated from the coding sequence ATGTCAAAGGAGAAATTCATTACCACGATCAACACCTCTTATACAATGCCAGGCGCTTCTATTTATTTAGGAGCAGGAGTATTTGAAGGGGAGATTCTTTCAGAAGCAAAAGTTAATCTTCCTCTGCGAATGATGACGCGACATGGATTGGTCACAGGAGCAACGGGTTCGGGTAAAACAAGAACTCTTCAGTTGATGGCGGAGCAACTTTCTGCTGCTGGTGTCTCTGTATTTATGCCAGACATGAAGGGAGATATTTCCGGTATGGCTAAAGAAGGCTTAGCAAATGATAAAATCAATGAACGCGCAAAGGCCCTTAATTATAAATTTAATCCTGCAGGATTTCCCGTAGAGATCTATTCACTCAGTGGAAAGTTAGGTGCTCAAATGAGAGCTACTGTTACGGAATTCGGACCAGTGTTGTTAAGTAAAGTTTTGGAATTGAATGATGTCCAAAGCAGTGTATTGATGATCCTTTTCAAATATGCTGACGATAAGGAATTACCAATCGTAGATCTCAAGGATCTGAAAAAAGTATTAAATTATTTATCAGAAGGAACTGGAGCTGCAGAGATTAAGGAGGCGTATGGAAAAATTTCTTCCTCTACATCCGGCACTATTTTAAGAAAAATTGTTGCTCTGGAGCAGCAAGGTGTCGATCAGATATTCGGAGAGAGGTCTTTTGATATTGAAGATCTTATGGAAAAGGTGGATGGAAGAGGAGTGATCAGCTTATTGAATGTTTCAGATGTTCAAAGTCAGCCGGCTATTTTCTCAACCTTCATGCTCTCCTTACTTGCAGAGCTATATCAATCCCTTCCTGAGGCGGGAGATATTGACAAACCAAAGCTGGTATTCTTTCTTGATGAGGCACATTTACTTTTTAATGAAGCCCCCAAAGCCTTCATGGATCAGATCGAACAGGTGATCCGGTTGATTCGGTCAAAAGGAGTGGGGGTATTTTTTTGTACTCAGCTAACACAGGATGTACCCTCATCAGTTCTTTCACAATTGGGGAACAGAGTCCATCATGTGATCCGCTCCTTTACTCCAAATGATGTCAAGGATTTGAAGGAAACAGTGAAAACGTTTCCAAAGTCTGAATTTTATGACATTGAAAAGCAGTTCACTCAACTCGGTATTGGCCAGGCATTTATCACGGTATTAAACGAAAAGGGCATCCCCACAGAAACAGTGGTTACTCATCTGGCGCCGCCTGCATCTGTAATGGGACCGTTAATTACAGCAGAATATCAGGAACATCTGAATGGTTCAGAGATGTTCAAAAAGTATAAGGAAGCAGTTGATCCAAAAAGTGCTTTTGAAATTCTGACAGAACGGGTTCAGGCAGTAAAAGAAGAACAGGAGCAAGCAGCTGAACAAAAACAAGCTGCAAAACCTGCTGCAAAATCAGGGCGTGCAGAAAAAAGTACCTTTGAAGAAGTAATGACTTCTCCCATTACCAAACAGGTGGGAAAGGAAATTGTAAGAGGAGTCTTTGGAATGTTGTTTGGAACAACCACACGCCGAAGAGGGAGGTAA
- a CDS encoding helix-turn-helix transcriptional regulator, with amino-acid sequence MKTTEEVLAENTLKDKIRVMYERDDISLGIVENTANIPIELPTQVKKSIIHFYFCMEGHAVFEFGPHYSREIQKQWNYFFYNPEKDLPFNLKLSANSRIVVLTISLESLHKLFVHDALPFLKPENINRKFYDEREIPAHLYVVLNQLFSMQVSETSEKLYYQAKALELLSLYFSAKKPNTESCPFLNDEETVRKIKHAKEFLLKHMEAPPSLKELAKQAGLNEYQLKVGFKEIYGNTVYGFLLDHKLDHSRVILDSAKYQVNEVAYQIGYTNPSHFIAAFKKKFGVTPKKYLMARA; translated from the coding sequence ATGAAAACGACAGAAGAGGTTTTAGCTGAAAATACCCTCAAAGATAAAATTAGGGTGATGTATGAGCGGGATGACATCTCTCTGGGAATCGTGGAAAACACCGCCAATATTCCCATTGAACTGCCCACACAAGTCAAAAAATCCATCATTCACTTTTACTTCTGCATGGAGGGACACGCCGTATTTGAATTCGGACCACACTACAGCAGGGAGATACAAAAACAGTGGAATTACTTCTTTTATAATCCGGAGAAAGATCTTCCATTCAATCTAAAGCTTTCGGCGAATAGCAGGATTGTGGTTCTAACGATCTCCCTTGAAAGCCTTCATAAACTTTTTGTCCATGACGCACTTCCATTCCTGAAACCTGAGAACATCAACAGAAAGTTTTATGATGAGAGAGAAATTCCTGCACACCTGTATGTAGTGTTGAACCAGTTATTCTCTATGCAGGTGAGTGAAACTTCAGAAAAACTATATTATCAGGCAAAGGCACTTGAACTTCTGAGCCTTTACTTTTCTGCGAAGAAGCCCAATACTGAGAGTTGTCCTTTTCTGAATGATGAAGAGACGGTTCGTAAAATTAAACATGCAAAAGAGTTCTTGTTAAAGCACATGGAAGCGCCACCCAGTCTGAAAGAACTGGCAAAACAAGCGGGACTTAATGAATATCAGTTAAAGGTCGGGTTCAAAGAAATCTATGGAAACACTGTTTATGGCTTCCTATTAGATCACAAGCTTGATCACTCACGGGTAATCCTTGACTCTGCGAAATATCAGGTTAATGAAGTTGCATATCAGATCGGATATACCAACCCGAGTCACTTCATTGCGGCCTTTAAGAAAAAATTTGGAGTAACTCCTAAAAAATATTTGATGGCAAGAGCCTAG
- a CDS encoding TonB-dependent receptor, producing MKNLTTLLLIVFIEASAFGQKADSLKNTQLQEVVITGQYEPQSAQKSVYKVRTIPSEVIQSRGAVKLQDVLNTELNIRFSQDMALGGSNLSMQGLQGQNVKVLIDGVPMVGRQGTSNEININQINVNSIDRIEIIEGPMSVVYGSDALAGVINIITKKSSDGKLDLSAKVHEETVGNEYSTSRGIHNETVGIGYTLKKFHLRGDLSRNDFGGWIGDSTGREKTWHPKTQLLTSLVTGYKGEKSNVYYRLDYTNENIFNPANFVQNEAVDQKYITNRFMHQVQGGHTFSSRLSFNGAIAYTDYQRKTQTVTVNKNTGDVRLSLGAGQQDLTVFDGLTVRSTFQYKVSDNITLQPGIDLNHESGSGGRIKEGTQSIGDYAFFLSGEWKISRVLQLRPGVRVIRNTVYDAPPAVPSINAKITLSPKHDLRVSYGRGFRAPSLRELYFNFFDASHSIEGNPNLKAEQSHSVNASWNWRVVEEEGMKFNTVVGGFYNIVDNMITNGVNPSNPLVVSYINIDKYKTQGFTWNNTLKAKAFDVSAGFSYTGRYNQLFESVNDVDEFAWSAEANATIGYRLIKAGVNLTAFYKYTGNLPFYQFDAATSTAVLTKVSPYSWADFSVQKTWANQSSVLSHISLTGGVRNLFDVTNVNNTAVSTGAHSVACAQPIGYGRSFFLSISYLLNK from the coding sequence TTGAAAAATTTAACGACACTATTATTAATCGTCTTCATCGAGGCTAGCGCGTTCGGTCAGAAAGCCGACTCATTAAAGAATACTCAGCTTCAGGAAGTAGTGATTACAGGACAATATGAACCTCAATCTGCACAGAAGTCGGTTTATAAAGTTAGAACCATTCCATCTGAAGTCATTCAGTCGCGTGGTGCAGTCAAGCTCCAGGATGTTTTGAATACTGAATTGAACATTCGCTTTTCACAAGACATGGCGTTAGGAGGATCGAACCTTTCCATGCAGGGATTGCAGGGACAGAATGTTAAAGTTCTGATCGATGGAGTTCCAATGGTTGGCCGTCAGGGAACCTCCAATGAAATAAATATTAATCAGATTAATGTAAACTCAATCGATCGCATTGAGATCATAGAAGGACCAATGTCAGTAGTATATGGTTCTGATGCTCTTGCTGGAGTTATTAATATCATTACCAAGAAATCTTCCGACGGAAAGCTCGACTTGTCTGCCAAAGTTCATGAAGAAACAGTTGGTAATGAGTACAGCACTTCGCGGGGAATTCATAATGAGACTGTTGGAATCGGGTATACTCTCAAAAAATTTCATTTACGAGGTGATTTGAGTCGTAATGATTTTGGTGGATGGATTGGGGACTCTACCGGTCGTGAAAAAACATGGCATCCTAAAACCCAATTACTCACCAGTTTAGTGACAGGATATAAAGGTGAGAAATCCAATGTTTACTATCGTTTGGACTATACCAATGAGAATATTTTTAACCCTGCCAATTTTGTACAAAATGAAGCGGTCGATCAGAAGTATATCACGAATCGATTCATGCATCAGGTACAAGGTGGCCATACTTTCTCGAGTCGCCTGAGCTTTAATGGAGCAATTGCTTATACAGATTATCAGCGCAAAACACAGACTGTTACCGTTAACAAGAATACGGGTGATGTTCGTCTTTCGCTGGGAGCAGGTCAGCAGGATCTAACAGTTTTTGATGGACTCACAGTTAGATCTACTTTTCAGTATAAGGTTAGCGATAATATAACATTACAACCAGGTATTGACCTGAACCATGAAAGTGGATCAGGCGGAAGAATAAAGGAGGGAACTCAATCTATTGGAGATTATGCATTTTTCCTCTCAGGGGAATGGAAAATTTCCCGAGTACTTCAACTACGTCCTGGAGTTCGTGTGATACGTAATACCGTATACGATGCGCCACCAGCCGTTCCTTCTATTAATGCAAAGATTACTTTATCGCCTAAGCATGATTTAAGAGTTTCTTATGGAAGAGGTTTCCGTGCTCCTTCACTTCGCGAACTATATTTTAATTTCTTTGATGCAAGTCATTCTATTGAAGGAAATCCGAATCTCAAGGCAGAGCAATCTCATAGTGTGAATGCATCCTGGAACTGGAGAGTAGTTGAGGAAGAAGGAATGAAATTCAATACGGTTGTGGGTGGGTTCTACAATATTGTTGACAATATGATAACCAACGGTGTTAATCCAAGCAATCCGCTGGTAGTCTCTTATATCAACATTGATAAGTATAAGACGCAAGGGTTTACATGGAACAATACTTTGAAGGCTAAGGCATTCGATGTGTCTGCTGGTTTTTCATACACTGGTCGCTACAATCAACTTTTTGAAAGCGTTAATGATGTGGACGAATTTGCATGGTCCGCTGAGGCTAACGCAACAATTGGCTATCGCCTTATTAAGGCAGGAGTAAATTTAACTGCATTTTATAAGTACACAGGAAACTTGCCATTTTACCAATTTGATGCGGCTACCAGCACTGCCGTATTAACGAAAGTTTCTCCTTATAGCTGGGCAGACTTCAGTGTTCAGAAAACCTGGGCAAATCAGAGTTCGGTCTTAAGTCATATCTCATTAACGGGTGGTGTTAGAAATCTCTTTGATGTAACCAATGTTAACAATACTGCTGTATCAACCGGTGCTCACTCAGTTGCATGTGCTCAACCGATTGGTTATGGCCGTTCATTTTTCTTAAGTATTTCGTACCTATTAAATAAATAA
- a CDS encoding DUF3817 domain-containing protein, with protein MTQIRLLRLIGISEGISFLVLLSIAMPLKYYFGLPIAVKIVGWIHGGLFIAYIGIVLLSIRMMKWNFFQVLIALAASLIPLGTFFLDKSWKIRQEEFALRRVKRPLEGI; from the coding sequence ATGACACAGATCAGATTACTAAGATTGATTGGCATATCAGAAGGAATTTCATTCCTCGTTTTGTTGAGCATTGCAATGCCTTTGAAGTATTATTTTGGATTGCCTATTGCAGTGAAAATAGTGGGTTGGATTCATGGTGGTCTATTCATCGCTTACATTGGAATCGTACTGCTTTCCATTCGGATGATGAAATGGAATTTCTTTCAGGTTCTGATTGCTTTAGCTGCTTCGCTCATTCCATTAGGAACGTTTTTTTTGGATAAATCCTGGAAAATTCGTCAGGAAGAATTCGCTTTAAGAAGAGTGAAAAGGCCCCTTGAAGGTATTTAG